The proteins below are encoded in one region of Longimicrobiaceae bacterium:
- a CDS encoding cupin domain-containing protein, which translates to MTENSATKVSSAGAPVGEHGQKHLAHGTGIAMRMWENEMPGEPKPVSRRNYETVGYVLKGRAELHMSGSVVPLEEGDSWVVPEGAEHTYKFIESFTAIEATHPPAV; encoded by the coding sequence ATGACCGAGAACAGCGCGACCAAGGTGAGCTCCGCCGGCGCGCCGGTGGGCGAGCACGGCCAGAAGCACCTGGCCCACGGCACCGGCATCGCCATGCGCATGTGGGAGAACGAGATGCCGGGCGAGCCCAAGCCCGTGTCCCGCCGCAACTACGAGACGGTGGGCTACGTGCTGAAGGGGCGCGCCGAGCTGCACATGAGCGGCAGCGTGGTGCCGCTGGAGGAGGGCGACTCGTGGGTGGTGCCCGAGGGCGCCGAGCACACCTACAAGTTCATCGAGAGCTTCACCGCCATCGAGGCCACGCACCCGCCGGCGGTCTGA